One genomic window of Deltaproteobacteria bacterium includes the following:
- the dapF gene encoding diaminopimelate epimerase: MQFTKMHGIGNDFILIDCRDKEISRAGVVAKRLCDRRFGIGADQLLLLFDSNIADFRMGIYNADGGEVEMCGNGIRAFARYLVDHGLTEKTDLEIETLGGIIRPSIRGELVEVNMGEPVLEGRKIPVNLDGQIISHSLMIDDENFEITCVSMGNPHCVIFVDNVDNFPLTHYGPLLEKHELFPNKINVEFVQVINDREIKMRVWERGSGETLACGTGACAAAVASILNEKTHKRVTVHLAGGDLDILWGEDDLVYMTGPAEEVFQGTIDI; the protein is encoded by the coding sequence ATACAATTTACCAAGATGCATGGAATAGGGAATGATTTTATACTGATCGATTGTCGTGATAAAGAGATCAGCCGGGCGGGCGTGGTGGCAAAGAGGCTTTGCGACAGGAGGTTCGGCATTGGCGCTGACCAGCTGCTTCTCCTTTTTGATTCCAATATTGCCGACTTCAGAATGGGTATATACAATGCCGATGGCGGTGAAGTGGAGATGTGCGGCAATGGAATACGGGCTTTTGCCAGGTATCTTGTCGATCACGGTTTGACGGAAAAGACGGACCTGGAAATTGAAACCCTTGGCGGGATAATTCGTCCTTCCATCAGAGGGGAACTTGTCGAGGTAAATATGGGCGAGCCTGTTCTTGAGGGAAGAAAAATTCCCGTCAATCTCGATGGGCAGATAATCTCTCACTCCCTCATGATTGATGATGAAAATTTTGAGATTACCTGCGTTTCCATGGGAAATCCCCATTGTGTTATTTTTGTGGATAACGTAGATAATTTTCCTCTCACACACTATGGTCCTCTTCTGGAAAAGCACGAACTTTTTCCAAATAAAATAAATGTCGAGTTCGTTCAGGTGATAAATGACCGTGAGATCAAGATGAGGGTATGGGAGAGAGGGTCAGGGGAAACGCTTGCCTGTGGAACAGGCGCCTGCGCTGCTGCCGTTGCATCCATCCTCAATGAAAAGACGCATAAACGGGTAACCGTTCACCTTGCCGGTGGAGACCTGGATATCCTGTGGGGCGAAGATGATCTT
- a CDS encoding type IV pili methyl-accepting chemotaxis transducer N-terminal domain-containing protein encodes MIRAIKILFNPLLKLSITAKFAIMMLGFMLILAATIVSTFWTTNMQKDDAKVINIAGRQRMLSQKVAKEVMALIKGNTTKNEVIKTANLFGNSLDWLISGNEGKEIPPTEEENIRNQLLKVKRIWSDYRLTLSKLADINDERNAAYNAIIDTNLLLLNDMNDAVFMMEQEKLNARTINLAGRQRMLSQKMSKEVLLLEAGKVSAKDLLQTIELFDKSLGGLINGSEELGLKAMNNAAILSQLRKVEERWSVFRENTEKLINFSEPSKNYVTTLLTSSTVLLKEMNIAVVQYEEAFSAKVTYLKGLQLLLLIMTLSFFGIGWFFVTNPIVRSFSAVSDDLSESSTDIESVTGEINEGVISQTDIVQSATKDLENMIINIIQGSITLSVEKQAEISKAFSDFLKNFVERTSAEIAMGMMSVSQQSSEARKGIEDFISEIDSVEKNIKAQEKAIEEMVVALKSIGSTNEEIKVKARVSTNAADKATSRAFEGQERIEHISGELKEIRNSSEGIRDVTSSLATITESIKILALNMSLKVEDIKDDTGKSYGFEAMSAKVQQLAEEVEELLASSRELIIPTIEGIEKLSSDAIQAKELITEVTKAIKAADDESRLISERIERQATGIDTVEIESENLKTLAHNTTLAVEAQSALAKDIDLMLKDTAELIDTVSSQTSESVEGARKINEMMGQLRGTVINIENGTGDLAEKSTEISDMFNSIMELANRNRGEAKKLDIVTTSVRDVSKRLSDVVNGVTS; translated from the coding sequence ATGATCAGAGCAATTAAAATTTTATTTAATCCGCTTCTTAAGCTTAGCATCACCGCAAAGTTCGCAATTATGATGCTGGGATTCATGCTCATCCTGGCAGCAACCATTGTATCAACTTTCTGGACCACCAATATGCAGAAAGATGACGCAAAGGTTATTAATATTGCCGGACGCCAGCGAATGCTCAGCCAGAAAGTTGCAAAGGAAGTCATGGCTTTGATCAAGGGGAATACGACCAAAAATGAAGTGATAAAAACAGCTAATCTTTTTGGAAACTCTCTTGACTGGCTCATATCCGGTAATGAGGGAAAAGAAATACCGCCGACAGAGGAAGAAAATATCAGGAACCAGCTTTTAAAAGTTAAACGTATCTGGTCCGATTATCGTCTTACCCTTTCAAAGCTGGCCGATATAAATGATGAAAGAAATGCAGCCTATAACGCCATTATCGACACAAATCTTCTTCTCCTTAATGATATGAATGACGCCGTTTTCATGATGGAACAGGAGAAGCTAAATGCAAGAACGATCAACCTTGCAGGACGACAAAGAATGCTTAGCCAGAAGATGTCCAAGGAAGTCCTTCTCCTGGAAGCAGGGAAAGTCTCTGCCAAGGACCTGTTGCAAACAATAGAGCTTTTTGACAAAAGCCTCGGGGGTCTCATCAATGGTAGTGAAGAACTGGGCCTCAAGGCAATGAATAACGCGGCCATTCTGTCACAGCTTAGAAAAGTCGAAGAACGGTGGAGTGTCTTTAGAGAAAACACGGAGAAACTGATCAATTTTTCCGAGCCAAGTAAAAATTATGTTACCACCCTTTTGACAAGCAGCACGGTTTTACTCAAAGAGATGAATATAGCCGTCGTTCAGTATGAAGAGGCCTTTTCAGCAAAAGTCACTTATCTTAAAGGCCTGCAATTGCTCCTTCTTATTATGACGCTCTCTTTTTTCGGCATTGGCTGGTTCTTTGTTACTAACCCTATCGTACGATCATTTTCAGCGGTTTCAGATGATTTATCAGAAAGTTCAACTGATATTGAAAGTGTTACGGGAGAAATCAATGAAGGGGTTATTTCTCAGACCGATATTGTTCAATCGGCAACAAAAGACCTGGAAAATATGATCATCAACATCATTCAGGGAAGCATTACGCTGAGTGTGGAAAAACAGGCTGAAATATCGAAAGCCTTTAGCGACTTTTTGAAAAATTTCGTTGAAAGAACATCGGCTGAAATCGCAATGGGAATGATGTCCGTTTCTCAGCAATCCTCTGAAGCCAGAAAAGGGATAGAAGATTTTATTTCGGAAATTGACAGTGTTGAAAAAAATATTAAGGCACAGGAAAAAGCCATCGAGGAGATGGTAGTCGCTCTAAAATCCATAGGCAGCACAAATGAAGAGATCAAGGTTAAGGCCCGTGTTTCTACAAATGCTGCCGACAAGGCAACATCGAGAGCATTTGAAGGGCAGGAAAGGATTGAGCACATTTCAGGTGAACTTAAAGAAATAAGAAATTCGTCCGAGGGGATCAGGGATGTAACAAGCTCTCTCGCAACAATAACGGAAAGTATCAAGATTCTTGCCCTCAATATGTCTCTCAAGGTTGAAGATATTAAAGACGATACGGGAAAAAGTTATGGCTTTGAAGCCATGTCTGCAAAGGTTCAGCAGCTTGCCGAAGAAGTTGAAGAACTTCTGGCAAGCTCCAGGGAACTCATCATTCCAACAATAGAGGGCATCGAAAAACTAAGCAGCGATGCCATACAGGCAAAGGAGTTGATCACCGAGGTCACTAAGGCGATCAAGGCAGCTGACGATGAAAGCCGTCTAATCAGTGAGCGAATCGAGAGGCAGGCAACAGGAATCGATACCGTTGAAATAGAATCGGAGAACCTGAAAACCCTGGCCCACAATACAACGCTGGCAGTTGAAGCTCAGTCGGCCCTGGCAAAGGATATCGACCTCATGTTGAAGGATACGGCGGAACTGATCGATACCGTCAGCTCTCAAACAAGCGAATCCGTAGAAGGGGCCAGGAAGATCAATGAAATGATGGGGCAATTAAGAGGAACCGTTATAAACATAGAAAACGGTACGGGAGATCTTGCCGAAAAAAGTACGGAAATTTCAGATATGTTTAACTCCATCATGGAACTTGCAAATCGAAACAGGGGGGAGGCTAAAAAGCTGGATATTGTAACCACTTCGGTGAGGGATGTAAGTAAGCGGTTGTCCGACGTTGTTAATGGTGTTACCTCATAA
- the yihA gene encoding ribosome biogenesis GTP-binding protein YihA/YsxC, protein MKINSAKFIKSAVMPKDFPELDLPEIAFVGRSNVGKSSLINKLLNRKSLAKTSSTPGKTRLINYFLINEELVFVDLPGYGYAKVSKKERESWGVMVDRYLSKSANLKGVVLLQDMRRERSELDRVMMNMIRHYALPVILVLTKADKFSRNRQIERLKKISKSLAVEGIKAIPFSSVSGDGRDELWHVIAEVTAQAMGNGGGDEV, encoded by the coding sequence ATGAAAATCAATAGCGCTAAATTTATTAAAAGTGCGGTCATGCCCAAAGATTTTCCTGAACTGGATCTGCCGGAGATCGCTTTTGTGGGCCGCTCCAATGTGGGGAAGTCGTCCCTCATCAATAAGCTTCTTAACAGGAAGTCGCTGGCAAAGACGAGTTCTACACCGGGAAAAACACGATTAATCAATTATTTCCTTATTAATGAGGAACTTGTTTTTGTCGATCTTCCGGGGTACGGTTATGCCAAGGTCTCCAAAAAAGAAAGAGAGAGTTGGGGTGTCATGGTAGACCGCTATCTTTCAAAAAGTGCCAATCTTAAAGGCGTCGTCCTCTTGCAGGATATGAGGAGAGAGCGCAGCGAACTGGACAGGGTGATGATGAATATGATCCGGCATTATGCTTTGCCTGTCATTCTTGTTCTTACCAAGGCTGACAAGTTTTCGCGAAACAGGCAGATAGAAAGACTGAAGAAAATAAGTAAAAGCCTGGCTGTTGAGGGTATTAAAGCTATTCCCTTTTCTTCGGTAAGTGGTGATGGAAGGGATGAACTTTGGCATGTCATTGCTGAAGTAACCGCTCAAGCAATGGGTAATGGGGGTGGAGATGAAGTTTGA
- a CDS encoding response regulator has product MNEKKKVLVLDDQRSMQNILKYALKNAFDVTVAGKADEAIEVVKSSTFDFILLDITLDDDRTDGIGVAQELEQSGYNTPMAFLSSMLESSLTDDQKERAEKLKNIKFYQTKPIAPNELITKIHNFTS; this is encoded by the coding sequence ATGAATGAAAAGAAAAAGGTGCTTGTTCTTGATGACCAGCGATCAATGCAAAACATATTGAAGTATGCATTGAAAAATGCATTTGATGTTACCGTTGCAGGAAAGGCGGATGAAGCAATAGAGGTTGTAAAAAGTTCGACATTTGATTTTATTCTGCTCGACATTACCCTCGATGACGACAGAACCGACGGTATCGGCGTCGCCCAGGAGCTTGAACAAAGTGGCTACAATACACCGATGGCCTTTTTATCATCAATGCTGGAGTCCTCTCTCACTGACGACCAAAAGGAGAGAGCAGAAAAGCTTAAAAACATAAAATTTTATCAGACCAAACCCATAGCGCCCAATGAGCTCATTACCAAAATTCATAATTTTACAAGCTAG
- a CDS encoding response regulator, with protein MSAEGYFGPSEQSLVDMIQMWGLNNTTGILVIKSGHEEGEVHFDKGRAVWAKSGDFLEDEDAIYHMLALREGKFRFVNTNHIENKGSWSASYQQIIMEGMRRLDHINDEMRDIEEKFGLIPYIKKDPSTIETSATEKIFLELVDGKRNLEKVLNYCGLGVHKRVEIFSHLLSSEIIGLRKVRILVVDDQAMWRKVVSNMLSHEPCFEVVGLAEDGIDALKKLHHLKPDVMTLDLEMPNLDGIKTLYWMMSGGYDILLKTHYNITIDDTYRCPVIVISAITTEMAPQTLEALMGGALGYITKPSQVVPETLKEQQLKIAKTVMAASQVDLRKSRRIKVKSVTEKRNIPFENTRKIICCAASVVGGLNSLMQLIPSIPGLLDAAIMVVIDDLDSLQHAKSFAEFLDRYSELSVEAAEEGSILRRGTVYISPGSNELTFGTDASNNTIFNVSNFRKRDKNKKESFRPVDDMLMSAIKCRRFETKIGLVLAGDGPDGKVGFLDMVKMGGKVFAQDSYSSLNTVKPESIACMGIAKIVSLDDMVSHIVDEVGKVTY; from the coding sequence ATGTCGGCCGAAGGTTATTTTGGTCCCAGCGAGCAGAGTCTTGTTGATATGATACAAATGTGGGGACTAAACAATACTACCGGTATTCTGGTAATCAAAAGTGGTCACGAAGAAGGTGAAGTTCACTTTGACAAAGGGAGGGCCGTCTGGGCAAAGTCAGGCGATTTCCTTGAAGATGAAGACGCCATTTATCATATGCTTGCCCTCAGGGAGGGTAAGTTCCGCTTTGTAAATACCAATCACATTGAAAATAAAGGCTCCTGGAGCGCCTCATACCAGCAAATAATAATGGAAGGAATGAGGAGGCTGGACCACATTAACGATGAGATGAGAGACATTGAGGAAAAGTTCGGCCTCATACCTTATATCAAAAAAGATCCTTCAACCATTGAAACCTCGGCAACAGAAAAAATCTTTCTCGAACTTGTCGACGGCAAGAGAAATCTTGAAAAGGTTTTAAACTATTGTGGCCTGGGTGTCCATAAAAGGGTTGAAATATTCAGCCATCTTTTATCATCGGAAATTATAGGACTAAGAAAAGTCCGCATACTGGTTGTCGATGATCAGGCCATGTGGCGAAAGGTTGTTTCCAATATGCTTTCCCATGAGCCCTGCTTTGAAGTTGTCGGTCTGGCGGAAGACGGTATAGATGCTCTCAAAAAACTGCACCATCTTAAACCGGACGTAATGACCCTCGATCTTGAAATGCCGAACCTGGACGGCATAAAAACGCTCTACTGGATGATGAGCGGGGGCTATGATATCCTTTTAAAGACCCATTATAACATAACCATTGATGATACCTATCGCTGCCCTGTCATAGTCATCAGTGCCATCACCACAGAAATGGCCCCCCAGACGCTGGAAGCGCTCATGGGGGGAGCATTGGGCTATATTACCAAGCCATCACAGGTTGTCCCGGAGACATTAAAAGAGCAACAACTAAAAATTGCCAAAACGGTGATGGCCGCTTCCCAGGTAGACCTGAGAAAATCCCGTCGAATAAAGGTAAAAAGTGTGACTGAAAAAAGAAACATACCTTTTGAAAATACAAGAAAAATTATTTGCTGCGCAGCTTCCGTCGTAGGCGGACTGAACTCGCTCATGCAGCTTATTCCATCCATTCCGGGACTTCTCGATGCCGCTATTATGGTAGTTATCGATGATCTTGACTCGCTTCAACATGCAAAATCCTTTGCCGAATTTCTTGATCGCTACAGTGAACTTTCAGTGGAAGCAGCGGAAGAGGGATCTATTTTGCGGCGTGGAACGGTTTACATTTCACCGGGCTCTAACGAGCTTACCTTTGGAACAGACGCATCGAACAATACGATATTTAATGTGAGCAATTTCAGAAAGAGGGACAAAAATAAAAAGGAGTCTTTCAGGCCTGTCGATGATATGCTTATGAGTGCCATAAAGTGCAGGCGCTTTGAGACAAAAATCGGTCTTGTCCTGGCCGGTGACGGCCCCGATGGAAAGGTCGGATTTCTGGACATGGTAAAAATGGGGGGAAAGGTCTTTGCACAGGACTCCTACTCTTCTTTAAATACAGTTAAACCGGAAAGCATTGCTTGTATGGGCATTGCAAAAATTGTTTCTCTTGATGATATGGTTAGCCATATTGTAGATGAAGTCGGGAAAGTTACCTATTAA
- a CDS encoding ATP-binding protein, giving the protein MDPSLFGYSVEEFKEEAGDLLSKAEEVLSALGSEPDNIDYINALFRAIHSLKGSAAYAGLNDVNTFSHLYENFLGELRNKIYNADKNTLRLLVRAKDYLEDLIFNPLETETPVIDASIASSMDRLIKAVGLKSTAIPPEAPLSAGEDSARAEDKRIRPSAGPGKSEQEKKHLLPKSENPAEMDQEDVIKLTLTKSLKAFARGLKKNSPDFDSLSMVLQKIEETASWAFAEDAGPVAARIGELKSLLAGKQGPGEIIKLRNNFNGLAQSIKKAILSMAVKDEQGPPEPHGISHAPAPPEEEVHKEKTSLESVRGATEEDIVKITIAKAIETISRLAGEDKADRAQIGKMVRRLSDINKWAFNEDETVSDLLHSMEELLKKPVNSECAHKIAMKNASLGSLFHALLSEKAVSEAQVEKEAENKTTSMDRKAPFTKPGRHLPAKVGGPSMRVKSADLQSLMNTVSEIEGLEQKTLERLQSQALQLRMVPVGELFNRFRKIVRDISEELNKEIELVISGESVRLDKIIADKLQEPLLHMVRNSAGHGIESPQERQSKGKGAGIIKLAASHEGGQIIIEVSDNGRGISIDDVRRQGIETGLIKEDHENLSDKEMMDLIFKPGFSTKEMADEISGRGVGMDVVKNIVTSVQGTVMVESQEDRGAIFRLILPLTLAIVNALIVREGSSMIGISASSVDRILTMTEEEIGKNTFMNENRLSIDIKDEGHVVPIISLARIFGGREKEGKKCIVILNSGLGKRIALVVDSALDRRSLTVKPLDRFAENRFFSSAAMWDKNLVLILNIPGLMEA; this is encoded by the coding sequence ATGGATCCCTCTCTATTCGGATACTCAGTTGAAGAATTTAAGGAAGAAGCGGGAGATCTTCTTTCCAAAGCGGAAGAGGTCCTTTCCGCCCTTGGCAGCGAACCTGATAACATAGATTACATAAACGCCCTCTTCAGGGCGATTCATTCGCTAAAGGGCTCGGCTGCATACGCCGGCCTGAATGATGTCAACACATTTTCCCATCTCTATGAAAACTTTTTAGGCGAGCTTAGAAACAAAATATATAATGCCGACAAAAACACGCTAAGGCTGCTTGTGAGAGCTAAAGATTACCTGGAGGACCTTATATTTAATCCCCTGGAAACGGAGACTCCTGTCATTGACGCCTCTATCGCAAGCTCTATGGACAGGTTAATTAAAGCCGTGGGCCTAAAAAGTACAGCCATCCCTCCAGAAGCGCCGCTGAGCGCCGGTGAAGACAGCGCCCGGGCAGAGGACAAAAGAATTCGCCCTTCGGCTGGACCCGGCAAATCAGAGCAGGAAAAGAAACATCTGTTGCCAAAATCGGAAAATCCCGCTGAAATGGACCAGGAAGACGTTATTAAGTTAACACTGACAAAGAGCCTAAAGGCTTTTGCCAGAGGCCTTAAAAAAAATTCTCCTGATTTTGACTCGCTTTCAATGGTCCTTCAAAAGATAGAAGAGACTGCAAGCTGGGCTTTTGCAGAGGATGCCGGCCCTGTGGCCGCCCGGATAGGGGAGCTTAAATCCCTCCTGGCCGGGAAGCAGGGTCCCGGTGAAATCATTAAACTTCGCAATAACTTTAATGGGCTTGCCCAGTCCATCAAAAAGGCCATTTTATCCATGGCCGTTAAAGATGAACAAGGCCCTCCGGAACCTCATGGCATAAGCCATGCACCGGCTCCCCCAGAGGAGGAAGTCCATAAAGAAAAAACCTCCCTTGAATCCGTCAGGGGAGCCACTGAAGAGGACATCGTCAAGATTACCATTGCCAAAGCGATAGAAACTATTTCCCGTCTCGCCGGAGAAGACAAAGCCGACAGGGCTCAAATAGGCAAAATGGTAAGGCGTCTTTCCGATATTAATAAATGGGCCTTTAATGAAGACGAGACTGTATCCGACCTTCTTCATTCAATGGAAGAGCTGCTGAAAAAGCCCGTTAATAGTGAGTGCGCCCATAAAATCGCCATGAAAAACGCTTCTCTCGGTTCACTTTTTCATGCTCTTTTAAGTGAAAAGGCTGTTTCTGAAGCCCAGGTGGAGAAGGAAGCAGAAAACAAGACAACCTCCATGGACAGGAAAGCCCCTTTCACCAAACCAGGCAGACACCTGCCGGCAAAAGTCGGCGGACCGAGCATGCGCGTCAAGTCGGCAGACCTGCAATCACTCATGAATACGGTCAGTGAAATTGAAGGGCTTGAGCAGAAAACACTGGAAAGACTCCAGTCTCAGGCGCTTCAGCTCAGGATGGTTCCCGTGGGGGAACTCTTCAATCGTTTCAGGAAAATCGTAAGGGATATATCGGAAGAACTCAATAAAGAAATTGAACTGGTCATTTCAGGGGAATCAGTGCGTCTTGACAAAATAATAGCCGACAAACTGCAGGAACCCTTACTTCATATGGTAAGAAATTCAGCCGGTCACGGCATAGAAAGCCCCCAGGAAAGGCAGAGCAAAGGCAAAGGAGCGGGCATTATCAAGCTGGCTGCCTCACATGAGGGGGGACAAATCATCATTGAGGTTTCTGATAATGGAAGAGGGATATCAATTGATGACGTGAGAAGACAGGGCATTGAGACAGGCCTTATAAAAGAAGACCATGAAAACCTGTCCGATAAAGAGATGATGGACCTCATTTTTAAGCCGGGCTTCAGTACCAAAGAAATGGCAGATGAAATTTCAGGGCGTGGTGTAGGAATGGACGTGGTAAAAAATATCGTTACCTCTGTTCAGGGTACCGTCATGGTAGAAAGCCAGGAAGACAGGGGCGCAATATTCAGGCTTATCCTTCCTTTAACGCTGGCAATCGTCAATGCCCTCATTGTCAGGGAGGGCAGTTCCATGATCGGCATTTCCGCCTCTTCTGTAGATCGTATACTGACTATGACGGAAGAGGAAATAGGCAAAAATACTTTTATGAATGAAAACAGGCTCTCTATCGATATTAAGGATGAAGGCCATGTCGTGCCCATCATCAGTCTGGCAAGAATTTTCGGGGGCAGGGAAAAAGAGGGGAAAAAGTGCATAGTCATTTTAAATTCCGGACTGGGAAAGAGAATAGCTCTCGTCGTTGATTCTGCCCTGGACAGGAGGTCACTTACCGTCAAACCGCTGGACAGGTTTGCAGAAAACAGGTTTTTTTCCAGTGCAGCCATGTGGGATAAAAATCTTGTTTTGATTCTCAACATCCCCGGCCTGATGGAGGCATGA
- a CDS encoding chemotaxis protein CheW yields the protein MGLLKIITFSIENRSFALPSTNVKEVLDNDKGIMSLFYGGKALKGILPYEGGLLSVLNTPFLLDIESKNENFILLCKEKKEDLATGLTISSIKGIEYVEEEEIKQSSNNEAPYISGFVRKETAGKVRVTAILDMGKFFTHAAGKVQKVGNLIDIT from the coding sequence TTGGGACTTCTTAAAATTATTACATTTTCCATAGAGAACCGTTCTTTTGCCTTACCTTCCACGAACGTTAAAGAGGTTCTCGATAATGATAAAGGGATAATGAGTCTTTTTTACGGTGGAAAGGCATTAAAAGGCATACTGCCCTATGAAGGAGGTCTCCTTTCGGTCCTTAACACACCTTTTCTTCTTGATATTGAAAGTAAAAATGAGAACTTCATCCTTCTATGCAAGGAAAAGAAAGAGGACCTGGCAACAGGTTTGACCATTTCCTCTATTAAAGGCATTGAATATGTTGAGGAAGAGGAAATCAAACAGTCTTCCAACAACGAGGCGCCTTATATATCGGGCTTTGTCAGAAAGGAAACGGCCGGCAAGGTAAGAGTCACAGCCATTTTAGACATGGGAAAGTTTTTTACCCATGCAGCAGGAAAAGTCCAAAAAGTTGGGAACCTGATAGATATTACATAG